In a genomic window of Helianthus annuus cultivar XRQ/B chromosome 10, HanXRQr2.0-SUNRISE, whole genome shotgun sequence:
- the LOC110882145 gene encoding ubiquinone biosynthesis protein COQ4 homolog, mitochondrial has translation IFQEILLDRPRVISSNVGHAWDLPANTFGAAYAKFMGSRNFSPDDRPPVRFMETEELAYVAMRAREVHDFWHTLFNLLTNLIGESALKVIEFEQILLPMYFLSVIVGTEQFNAKQRSLFYKHYFPWAVQAGMKSTDLMYVYYEKHFHEDLEVVRRRWGIIPAPSVQQ, from the coding sequence ATATTCCAGGAAATACTGCTGGACCGTCCACGTGTCATTTCCAGTAACGTGGGCCACGCGTGGGACCTACCAGCAAACACATTTGGTGCCGCATATGCAAAGTTCATGGGATCAAGAAACTTCTCACCAGACGATCGCCCACCGGTAAGATTCATGGAAACAGAAGAACTTGCATATGTGGCAATGCGCGCACGCGAAGTGCATGATTTCTGGCACACCCTTTTCAACCTTCTAACAAATTTGATCGGCGAGTCAGCGCTAAAAGTCATTGAGTTTGagcaaattttgcttccaatgtACTTCTTGTCTGTCATAGTAGGAACTGAACAGTTTAATGCCAAACAAAGATCATTGTTTTATAAGCATTACTTCCCTTGGGCCGTTCAGGCAGGTATGAAGTCAACTGACCTGATGTATGTTTATTATGAGAAGCATTTTCATGAAGATTTGGAGGTGGTGAGACGGAGATGGGGCATAATACCTGCTCCTTCCGTTCAACAGTAG